Genomic DNA from Salinibacterium sp. NK8237:
CCTTTATATCTCCTTGAGATCGGCGTTGCCCCATTTTTGATCGGAGCAGCTATCAAGGTGTGCTTCGCCGCGGCGCTGCTTTCCTCAAGCTGGAAGAAAGCGCTCCGGTACGCCCCGCAGGCAACCACATTGCACCACGCAGGAGCGACCGAGCCGCACAAATAGGACTATTGCTAGATCGAGAAGCCGAGAGCCCGCATCATGTCGCGACCGTCGTCAGTAATCTTCTCAGGACCCCACGGCGGCATCCACACCCAGTTAATGCGGAACGCTTCTACGACATTGTCGAGAGACTGTGCAATCTGCTCCTCGATAACGTCGGTCAACGGGCAACCAGCTGAGGTCAGCGTCATGCTGATAATCAGAGCGTTGTTCTCGGGATCCCAGCTGAGGTCGTAGATGAGTCCGAGGTCAACAATGTTGACCCCGAGCTCAGGGTCTACAACATCTTTGAGAGCCTCTTCGACCTCGTCGAAAAGGGCGGGCGCCAAAACAGTAGACATACGCCTACGCTACGCTCGTGTCGGTCAAAAATCGATCGTAACCTTCGTTTTCAAGGCGATCTGCAAGCTCGGGGCCGCCCTCTTCTGCAACGCGGCCGTCAACGAAGACGTGGACGAAGTCCGGCGTGATGTAGCGAAGAATGCGCGTGTAGTGGGTGATCAACAACAGACCAAGGCCGGTCGATTCCTGTGCGCGGTTGACACCCTCTGACACGATCTTGAGCGCATCGACGTCGAGGCCGGAGTCGGTCTCGTCAAGAATCGCGAAGCGAGGCTTGAGGAGTTCCAGCTGAAGGATCTCGTTGCGCTTCTTCTCTCCGCCGGAGAAACCTTCGTTGACATTGCGGTCGGAGAAAGTTTTGTCCATACGAAGAGCCTTCATCGCACCGTTGACTTCTTTGATCCAGGGACGAAGCGCGGGGGCCTCTCCAGCCAGAGCGGTCTTCGCGGTGCGCAAGAAGTCAGCAACCTTAACGCCGGGAATCTCAACCGGGTACTGCATGGCAAGGAAGAGACCTGCGCGAGCGCGCTCGTCGATGCTCATATCGAGCACTTCCGCGCCATCAAGCGTGATCGAACCGCTTTCGACATGGTACTTGGGGTGACCCGCGATTGTGTAGGCAAGGGTCGACTTGCCCGACCCATTGGGGCCCATAATGGCGTGGGTTTCGCCCTGCTTGATCTCAAGGTCCACTCCCTTGAGGATCTGCTTCGTACCCTGCTCGGTTTCGACGCTGACGTGCAGGTCTTTGACTGACAGTACTGACATTATTTCTTTCCTTAATGGTCTCGTATGGAGAGCGATTAGCTCTCGATGGCGACGGTGTCCTCGGGGTCGATGTGTACCCCTCCGTCGTCGTCGATCTTCACTACAAAGACCGGTACAGGTTCATAGGCGGGCAAGCTCAGGGGCTTACCGGTGTCAAGCGAGAAGAGCGAGCCGTGAGCCCAGCACTCAATAGCGCCGTCTTCGACAAAACCCTCCGCAAGCGAAATGTCGCCGTGCGTGCACGTGTCGCCAATCGCGTGGACATCGCCAGCAGAATCTTTGACGACACAGATTGCGGTGCCGTCTAGTTCCACGCGGTAGGCCTTGTTGGTTTCGAGTTCATCGATACCGCAGACGCGCTGAGCGGTCACGAGATGGTTCCTTCCAGCTCCGCTTCGATAGCGATGTGTAGTCGAGCTTCGAGCTGCTCATCGCCGACCTTCTGCACGATCTCAGAGAGGAAGCCGATGACGACGAGACGTCGAGCTTCTGCTTCGGAAATACCGCGAGCCTGCAGATAGAACAGCTGCTCGTCGTCGAAGCGACCAGTAGCGCTAGCGTGGCCAGCACCCTGGATGTCGCCAGTCTCAATCTCAAGGTTCGGGATCGAGTCTGCGCGAGTTCCTTCGGTCAAGACGAGGTTGCGGTTCTGTTCGTAGCTATCCGTTCCGGCCGCGTGAGGGCCGATCAGGACATCTCCGACCCAAACCGTGCGCGCTCCGGCACCCTGAAGGGCACCCTTGTAGTTCACGCGGCCGCGAGTCTGCGCTGCTTCGTGGTGAAGGTACACACGCTGCTCGAGGTGTTGTCCTGCATCCGCAAAATAGAGACCGTAGAGCTCGCCGTCGGCGCCTTCGCCTGACAAGTGCACTGACGGGTTGACGCGAACAACCTTGCCGCCAAGCGACACAATCGTGTGCTTGAGGGTGGCTGAGCGGCCGACCTGTACGAAATGACTCGCGAGGTGGATGGCGTCGTCTGCCCAGTCCTGAACGCTCACAAAGTTCAGCGTCGCGCCTTCTTCAACAACGACCTCAACGTTCTCGCTGAGAAGTGCGGAGCCAGTCGACTCCACAATGACTGTGCCGTTGCTGTGTGGGCGCGCGGTAATCACGATGTGGCCGGCGCGTGCTGTGCTGCCCAACTCTGAGCGAGAGATTCGCACGGTTGAGTGCTCTTCGCCCGTAATGGTGATGGCGAGGGCCTGCTCAAAGTTGGTCCAGGCATTGGCCGAGGCACGCTCTTCTGGGGCGCCTGCCGAAGCAATGCGCGCGTCGTCACGCGCTACCCACTCGACACTGATGCCCTCAGGGGCATCAGTGTCGATCGCGTAGGGAGCGCCGTCAAGGGCGTCGTTGAGGAGCGGTTTGATCAGCTTCACTGGCGTGAGCTTCCACTCCGCTTCTAGCCCATTGACGAGAGCGAAATCGGTGTGTTCGAAAGACTGAGGGCGTGCTGAGCGAGTCTGAACGGGAACGAAGCCTTTTTCGCTTGCGTCCCATCCGCCGTCGCTGTGAGCCGTGAGTCCGTGCTGTTCTGGTGTAACGACGGTCATTTAGCCGACGGATCCTTCCATGCTCAGTTCAATGAGCTTATTGAGTTCGAAGGCGTACTCCATGGGCAGTTCGCGCGCGATGGGTTCGATGAAGCCTCGTACGATCATCGCCATCGCCTCATCCTCTTCCATGCCGCGCGACTGAAGGTAGAAGAGCTGCTCAGCGCTGACCTTAGAAACCGTTGCTTCGTGGCCGAGCTGAACGTCATCCACTCGGATGTCAATCGACGGATACGTATCAGAGCGCGAAATGGTGTCGACCAACAGCGCATCACAACGAACAGTGTTTGCTGAGTGATGGGCCTTCTCGTCAACGCGGACTTCTCCACGGTAACCAGCGCGACCGCCACCACGGGCGACAGACTTCGAGACGATCGATGAGGTCGTGTACGGCGCCATGTGGATCATCTTGGCTCCGGCGTCTTGGTGCTGACCGGGGCCCGCGAAGGCAACCGAAAGGGTTTCGCCCTTGGCGTGCTCCCCCACCAGGTAGATCGACGGGTACTTCATCGTGACCTTGGAGCCGATGTTTCCGTCGATCCACTCCATGGTTGCGCCCTCGTGAGCGATCGCACGCTTGGTGACGAGGTTGTATACGTTGTTCGACCAGTTTTGAATCGTCGTGTAGCGAACGCGAGCGTCCTTCTTCACGATAATTTCGACAACCGCAGAGTGCAGGGAGTCCGACTTGTAGATCGGAGCGGTGCAACCCTCGATGTAGTGAACGTACGAACCTTCATCAGCGATGATCAGAGTGCGTTCGAACTGGCCCATGTTCTCCGTGTTGATGCGGAAGTAGGCCTGAAGCGGGATCTCAACGTGGACGCCCTTGGGCACGTAAACAAAGGAACCACCCGACCACACCGCGGTGTTCAGCGCAGCGAACTTGTTGTCGCCGGCGGGAATCACAGTGCCGAAGTACTCCTCAAAGAACTCGGGGTGCTCGCGCAGTGCCGTGTCGGTGTCCATGAAAATGACGCCCTTGGCTTCAAGCTCGGCGTTGATCGAGTGGAAGACAACCTCCGACTCATACTGTGCAGCAACGCCGGAAACCAGACGGTTGCGCTCAGCCTCCGGAATACCCAGCTTCTCGTAAGTATCGCGAATATCGGCGGGAAGGTCTTCCCACGTCTGCGCCTGCTTTTCAGTGGAGCGCACAAAGTATTTGATGTTGTCGAAGTCGATGCCCGACAAGTCGGCGCCCCACTTCGGCATCGGTTTGCGACCGAACAGCTCAAGGCCCTTGAGACGCAATTTGAGCATAGATTCGGGCTCATTCTTAAGCGTAGAGATGTCGCGAACGACCTCTTCGTTGATGCCCCGTCGCGCAGAGGCTCCCGCAACGTCGGAGTCAGCCCAGCCAAACTCATACTGGCCCATGCCATTGAGTTCCGGACGATCGATCAGCACGTCGGACATTGGTACCTCTTTTCCTGCCCCTATCAACCAAGGTGGCTGCGTTGGCATTCCTTCGCACAGCACTTTGCCGGGAATATTTAGCGGGGCCGCGTGCGCTGTGTCACGACACTGCGCGGGCGAACTTAGACTGAAACAGGACAAGCGAGGGATTACCCCGCTGTCAACATTGACTTCCCGGCGTGGGCTGTGTTCCTGAACGCAATCCATTCTACAGGCAGAAGCCCGAAATAACAGGAGGTACGGCCGTGAACGCCGTCATCGCACGATTACCCCAATCTGTAGACGCTCGCGTGAGATTTTTTGCGGTGACGTCGCTTGTCATCCAGATACTGATTGTCGCGACAGGCGGGGCCGTTCGATTGACCGGTTCAGGGCTCGGATGCCCCACTTGGCCGCTGTGCACTGATGCATCGCTCATCGCGACTCCCGAAATGGGCGTTCACGGTGCTATCGAGTTCGGCAATCGACTGCTGTCGATCATCGTCGGGTTCGTTGCCATTCTGATGGTGCTTATGGTCCTGCGAATCCGCCGTGAACGTCGCGATCTGATGTCGCTCGCTCTTCTGATCCTGGGAGGTACCGTTCTCCAGGGACTCATCGGTGGGCTTTCCGTACGCGTTCAGCTCGACCCCAGCATCGTGGGTGTCCACTACGCGATCTCGGCGATCCTTGTCGCGGTGAGCGCGGCCCTCGTCTACCGAGTCTGGACCGGATTGCGCGGGAGCCAACTCGAGGTGTCTCGACCCATCGTGATCCTGACCCACGTGACTAGTCTGCTTGTTGCGCTCACGATCGCCGCAGGCATTCTCACGACAGGAGCTGGACCGCACGCGGGTGACGACGGCACAGCGCGCAATGGTTTGGATGCGGGCATCCTGCAGCACGTACATAGCTGGCCTGGCTACGCGCTACTCGCTGCGACCCTCGCGCTGGTTATTGTGCTTGCCAAAGGCGGCCACCGTCGGATCATGGACTTCGCAATCATTTTGCTTGTGCTCGAAGCTGTTCAGGCAACGGTTGGGATTATCCAATCGCGCAGCGGCCTACCAATCCTGTTGGTCGGCAGCCATATGGTTATCGCCTGCACTATTGCTGCGGCAATGACGGCGGTCGTGCTGTCACTTCGTCCGAGCGCCGATCAGCGTGCAGCGAAAACGGACAAAGCACTCGCTGGAGAGTAGTTTGCGGTGCCTCGACCCGGTGCTTCGTGTTAGCTAGAACGGCAGCAGCGGGTCGATCCCCACGGCGAGGAATACGAGCGTCAAATAGCTGATCGAGCTGTGGAACACGCGCATGGCCTTGACATCGCCATGGCGGATCGCTGTGGAATACAAGCGGTGGGACTCAATGATGAACCACGCGCCGCTGAGGCTCGCGACAAGCGTGTAGACGATTCCCATATCTGCGACGGGCACGAGAAGCAGCGAACAGGCTACGGTCGCCCACGCATACAGGATGACCTGGAGACCCACTGCGGCGCGGCCTCGAACGACAGCAAGCATGGGAACGCCAACCGATTGGTACTCAGCGCGGTACTTCATAGACAGCGGCCAGTAGTGCGGCGGCGTCCACAAGAAGACCACAGCGAACAAGATCCAGGCTGCCCAAGAAAGATCGTTAGTGACGGCTGCCCAGCCGATAAGCACGGGCATGCAGCCAGCGATGCCACCCCAGATGATGTTCTGAGGGGTGCGACGCTTCAACAGGAGCGTATAAACGAAAACGTAGAAGAGGATCGCGAACAGCGACAGTGCGGCTGCAAGCCAATTGGTGAGCACGCCTAGCCACACGACCGAGCCAACCCCGCTGATCCATGCAAAGAGAAGTGCTTCGCGATCACTGAGCTCGCCCGTCACAAGGGGGCGATTCTTAGTGCGGGCCATTACGCGGTCGATGTCGCGGTCGATGTAGCAATTGAAAGCGTTAGCTGAGGATGCGCTGAGTATTCCACCAACCAATGTGGCCAATACCAACCACAGACTGGGGATGCCGCCAGCGGCGAGAACCATGACCGGCACCGTAGTGACGAGCAATAGTTCGATAACCCGCGGTTTTGTAAGCGCTACGTAGGCGCGAATCTTGCGAAGGATGCCAATGCGTTCCTGCTGCGTGGGGGCTTCTAAAGTGACATCCATACCTACGATTCTAAACCGCATAACAAATTGTGCTGACCGCCACCGTAGTAAGGGAGCGATCGTGTACTTGGTTCCCTATACTTGGGTTGCCCGCCCGTCGGTGGCTTGTTTGCGCGCACTACCCGTGCGCAACGGCAAAACCGCTGACCGAGCCAACGAAGGCGTGTGGCGGGCCGTTCACGTGCCCTAGCCAGTTCTGGTTAGGCACTTCGCTTGCAGAAGGGTCATTATTCTCATGGCAGCTTTTCAATGGGATCACATCGACAACAAAGCGGTAGACACCGCTCGAATTCTGGCGGCAGATGCTGTTGAGAAGGTAGGTAACGGACACCCCGGTACCGCGATGAGTTTGGCGCCTGCAGCGTACTTGCTCTTTCAGAAGGTGATGCGTCGCGATCCAAGCGACGATCAGTGGATTGGCCGTGACCGGTTCATCCTCTCAGTGGGCCATAGCTCACTTACCCAGTACGTTCAGTTGTACCTTGCGGGGTACGGCCTCGAACTCGACGACCTTAAGGCTCTGCGTACGTGGGGCTCGCTTACTCCGGGACATCCCGAATTCGGTCACACCAAGGGCGTGGAAATCACCACCGGCCCTCTCGGTCAAGGAATCGCCTCGTCTGTTGGATTCGCCTACGCCGCGCGCTACGAGCGCGGACTGTTTGACCCCGAAGCCGACGCTGGCACCAGCCCTTTCGATCACTTCGTCTACGTCATTGCAGGCGACGGTGACCTTCAGGAAGGTGTTTCCTCAGAAGCATCGTCGCTCGCCGGTCACCAGCAGCTCGGCAACCTCATTGCTATCTACGACAGCAACCAGATTTCCATTGAAGACGACACCAACATCGCATTCACTGAAAACGTGCAGATGCGCTACGAGGCCTATAACTGGCACGTACAAGTCGTCGACTGGAAGAAGACAGGCGAGTACGTCGAAGACGTAGAAGCGCTCAACACCGCGATCGAAGATGCCAAGGCTGTCACTGATCAGCCCTCGCTCATCATCCTTCGCACCATCATCGGATGGCCAGCCCCCAGCAAGCAGAACACCGGAAAGATCCACGGATCCGCTCTCGGTGCAGAAGAACTCGCTGGTACAAAAAAGGCTCTCGGATTCGATCCGGAGCAGAGCTTCGTCGTTGATGACGACGTCATCGCTCACACCCGTCTAGCGGTTGAGCGCGGCAAGCAACAGCGCGCCGAGTGGACTGAGACCTTCGACAAGTGGGCCGTCGCGAACCCCGAGCGCAAGATTCTGCTCGACCGCGTTCTGTCCGGTGCATTGCCGGAGGGCGTCGAGGAGGCACTCCCCCAGTTCGAAGCGGGCAAGGATGTTTCGACTCGTGCCGCCAGCGGCAAGGTTCTCGGCGCAATCGGCGCCATCATGCCGGAACTGTGGGGCGGTTCGTCTGACCTCGCCGAGTCAAACCTCACCACCATTGCCGGCGGAAAGTCATTCATCCCGAGTGAGCATTCCACCAGCGAGTGGAGCGGAAACGAGTACGGCCGTGTACTCCACTTCGGTATCCGTGAGCACGCCATGGGCGCAATCATCAACGGCATCGTTCTTCACGGAAATACCCGCGCTTTCGGCGGTACGTTCCTCATCTTCAGCGACTACATGCGTCCTGCAGTTCGACTCGCCGCCCTCATGGCCGTGCCGTCGATCTTTGTCTGGACTCACGACTCGATCGCCCTCGGCGAGGACGGTCCTACGCACCAGCCGATTGAGCAGCTTGCCAGCTTGCGCATGATTCCTGGCATGGATGTTGTTCGCCCAGCCGACGCCAACGAGACCGCGTGGGCCTGGAAGACCATCCTCGAGCGTCGTAACGGCCCAGCGGGAATCGCCCTCACCCGCCAAAACGTGCCCACATTCGATCGTGGGGATGCCGACGCGACTGGCGAGACCTTCGCTTCAGCTGCGAATGTTGCAAAGGGAGCCTACGTGCTCGCGGAAGCGCCGAACGGAACTCCCGACGTGATTCTGATCGCCACCGGTTCCGAAGTGCAGCTCGCTGTGGAAGCGCGCGAAACGCTCAAGGCCGACGGAATCAACGCGCGCGTCGTTTCTGCTCCGAGTCTCGAATGGTTTGCCGAGCAGAGTGCGGAATACCGCGAGTCCGTTCTGCCTTCTACTGTGCGTGCACGCGTATCAGTTGAAGCTGGAGTATCAACCGGATGGCGCGAGTATGTTGGCGACGCAGGTCGCAGCATCTCGATCGATCACTTCGGAGCATCAGCCGACTACAAAACTCTCTTCCGTGAGTTTGGAATCACCACCGAGGCCGTTGTGGCCGCTGCACGCGATTCTCTGGATGCCGTCTAGGCACCCCAGATAAGGAGACAAGAAATGACTAACGAAACACCCACCGCAGCGCTCTCAGGCCTCGGCGTAAGCATCTGGCTGGATGACCTGTCGCGCGAGCGCATCAACTCGGGCGGCCTCCAGTCGCTCATTGCTTCGCGCAATGTCGTCGGCGTTACTACGAACCCGACCATTTTTGCCACTGCGTTGGCAAAGGGCGAGGCGTACGACGAGCAGGTAGCGTCGCTCGCCGCTACCGGCACGAGCGTCACTGATGCCGTGTTCGAGATCACGACAGATGATGTTGCCGCTGCCAGTGACATCTTCCGCCCGGTGTACGACGCCACTGAGGGCCGCGATGGCCGCGTCTCCATCGAGGTTGAACCTGGACTGGCCCATGATGCTGCAGGCACGATTGCGCAGGCTCAGCAGCTCTGGGCCAAGGTTGCTCGCGAGAACGCGATGATTAAGATTCCCGCGACCGTAGAAGGCCTCGAGGCAATCACTGAAACGATCGGCGCTGGAATCAGCGTCAACGTCACTTTGATCTTCAGCTTGGCGCGTCACCGCGAAGTTATCGAGGCTTACCTCACTGGTTTGGAAAAGGCGAAGGCCGCCGGCCACGACCTTTCGAAGATTCACTCGGTCGCATCGTTCTTCGTCTCGCGCGTCGACACCGAGATCGACAAGCGTCTTGACGCGATCGGTACGGATGACGCCAAGGCCCTCAAGAGCAAGGCGGGCATTGCGAACGCTCGCCTCGCTTACCAGGTCTACGAAAACGCATTCGCTACAGAGCGCGCTCAGACTCTCATCGCTGCTGGAGCAAACAAGCAGCGTCCGTTGTGGGCCTCCACCGGTGTTAAAGACCAAAGACTGCCCGACACGCTCTACGTCACCGAGCTTGCTGTCGGCGAGACGGTGAACACCATGCCTGAGAAGACGCTTGAAGCGACCTTCGATCACGGTGTCATCGAAGGCGAGCAGGTGACCGCAAACTACGACGCTGCGAACTTTACGCTCGACGCACTCGCTTCACTCGGCATTTCGTACGACGAGGTGACCGCGCTGCTCGAGAAGGAAGGCGTTGAGAAGTTCATCGTCTCGTGGAACGAACTGCTCGACACCGTGTCTGCTGCTCTCGAGGCAGCAAAATGAGTGTGAAGCTCGCCGTATCGGGTGCGGCAGCGGAAGCCGTGAACAAGATCGTGCCGCAGCTTGTCAACGATCTCGTAGCAAGCCGTATTACCGGAGGCGACGCGACGCTGTGGGGCCCCGCCGCTGAGGAAGAGTCTGCCAAGCGTTTGGGCTGGGTTG
This window encodes:
- the tkt gene encoding transketolase, whose translation is MAAFQWDHIDNKAVDTARILAADAVEKVGNGHPGTAMSLAPAAYLLFQKVMRRDPSDDQWIGRDRFILSVGHSSLTQYVQLYLAGYGLELDDLKALRTWGSLTPGHPEFGHTKGVEITTGPLGQGIASSVGFAYAARYERGLFDPEADAGTSPFDHFVYVIAGDGDLQEGVSSEASSLAGHQQLGNLIAIYDSNQISIEDDTNIAFTENVQMRYEAYNWHVQVVDWKKTGEYVEDVEALNTAIEDAKAVTDQPSLIILRTIIGWPAPSKQNTGKIHGSALGAEELAGTKKALGFDPEQSFVVDDDVIAHTRLAVERGKQQRAEWTETFDKWAVANPERKILLDRVLSGALPEGVEEALPQFEAGKDVSTRAASGKVLGAIGAIMPELWGGSSDLAESNLTTIAGGKSFIPSEHSTSEWSGNEYGRVLHFGIREHAMGAIINGIVLHGNTRAFGGTFLIFSDYMRPAVRLAALMAVPSIFVWTHDSIALGEDGPTHQPIEQLASLRMIPGMDVVRPADANETAWAWKTILERRNGPAGIALTRQNVPTFDRGDADATGETFASAANVAKGAYVLAEAPNGTPDVILIATGSEVQLAVEARETLKADGINARVVSAPSLEWFAEQSAEYRESVLPSTVRARVSVEAGVSTGWREYVGDAGRSISIDHFGASADYKTLFREFGITTEAVVAAARDSLDAV
- the sufB gene encoding Fe-S cluster assembly protein SufB encodes the protein MSDVLIDRPELNGMGQYEFGWADSDVAGASARRGINEEVVRDISTLKNEPESMLKLRLKGLELFGRKPMPKWGADLSGIDFDNIKYFVRSTEKQAQTWEDLPADIRDTYEKLGIPEAERNRLVSGVAAQYESEVVFHSINAELEAKGVIFMDTDTALREHPEFFEEYFGTVIPAGDNKFAALNTAVWSGGSFVYVPKGVHVEIPLQAYFRINTENMGQFERTLIIADEGSYVHYIEGCTAPIYKSDSLHSAVVEIIVKKDARVRYTTIQNWSNNVYNLVTKRAIAHEGATMEWIDGNIGSKVTMKYPSIYLVGEHAKGETLSVAFAGPGQHQDAGAKMIHMAPYTTSSIVSKSVARGGGRAGYRGEVRVDEKAHHSANTVRCDALLVDTISRSDTYPSIDIRVDDVQLGHEATVSKVSAEQLFYLQSRGMEEDEAMAMIVRGFIEPIARELPMEYAFELNKLIELSMEGSVG
- a CDS encoding heme A synthase; this encodes MNAVIARLPQSVDARVRFFAVTSLVIQILIVATGGAVRLTGSGLGCPTWPLCTDASLIATPEMGVHGAIEFGNRLLSIIVGFVAILMVLMVLRIRRERRDLMSLALLILGGTVLQGLIGGLSVRVQLDPSIVGVHYAISAILVAVSAALVYRVWTGLRGSQLEVSRPIVILTHVTSLLVALTIAAGILTTGAGPHAGDDGTARNGLDAGILQHVHSWPGYALLAATLALVIVLAKGGHRRIMDFAIILLVLEAVQATVGIIQSRSGLPILLVGSHMVIACTIAAAMTAVVLSLRPSADQRAAKTDKALAGE
- the tal gene encoding transaldolase translates to MTNETPTAALSGLGVSIWLDDLSRERINSGGLQSLIASRNVVGVTTNPTIFATALAKGEAYDEQVASLAATGTSVTDAVFEITTDDVAAASDIFRPVYDATEGRDGRVSIEVEPGLAHDAAGTIAQAQQLWAKVARENAMIKIPATVEGLEAITETIGAGISVNVTLIFSLARHREVIEAYLTGLEKAKAAGHDLSKIHSVASFFVSRVDTEIDKRLDAIGTDDAKALKSKAGIANARLAYQVYENAFATERAQTLIAAGANKQRPLWASTGVKDQRLPDTLYVTELAVGETVNTMPEKTLEATFDHGVIEGEQVTANYDAANFTLDALASLGISYDEVTALLEKEGVEKFIVSWNELLDTVSAALEAAK
- a CDS encoding heme o synthase — its product is MDVTLEAPTQQERIGILRKIRAYVALTKPRVIELLLVTTVPVMVLAAGGIPSLWLVLATLVGGILSASSANAFNCYIDRDIDRVMARTKNRPLVTGELSDREALLFAWISGVGSVVWLGVLTNWLAAALSLFAILFYVFVYTLLLKRRTPQNIIWGGIAGCMPVLIGWAAVTNDLSWAAWILFAVVFLWTPPHYWPLSMKYRAEYQSVGVPMLAVVRGRAAVGLQVILYAWATVACSLLLVPVADMGIVYTLVASLSGAWFIIESHRLYSTAIRHGDVKAMRVFHSSISYLTLVFLAVGIDPLLPF
- the sufD gene encoding Fe-S cluster assembly protein SufD: MTVVTPEQHGLTAHSDGGWDASEKGFVPVQTRSARPQSFEHTDFALVNGLEAEWKLTPVKLIKPLLNDALDGAPYAIDTDAPEGISVEWVARDDARIASAGAPEERASANAWTNFEQALAITITGEEHSTVRISRSELGSTARAGHIVITARPHSNGTVIVESTGSALLSENVEVVVEEGATLNFVSVQDWADDAIHLASHFVQVGRSATLKHTIVSLGGKVVRVNPSVHLSGEGADGELYGLYFADAGQHLEQRVYLHHEAAQTRGRVNYKGALQGAGARTVWVGDVLIGPHAAGTDSYEQNRNLVLTEGTRADSIPNLEIETGDIQGAGHASATGRFDDEQLFYLQARGISEAEARRLVVIGFLSEIVQKVGDEQLEARLHIAIEAELEGTIS
- a CDS encoding non-heme iron oxygenase ferredoxin subunit — its product is MTAQRVCGIDELETNKAYRVELDGTAICVVKDSAGDVHAIGDTCTHGDISLAEGFVEDGAIECWAHGSLFSLDTGKPLSLPAYEPVPVFVVKIDDDGGVHIDPEDTVAIES
- the sufC gene encoding Fe-S cluster assembly ATPase SufC translates to MSVLSVKDLHVSVETEQGTKQILKGVDLEIKQGETHAIMGPNGSGKSTLAYTIAGHPKYHVESGSITLDGAEVLDMSIDERARAGLFLAMQYPVEIPGVKVADFLRTAKTALAGEAPALRPWIKEVNGAMKALRMDKTFSDRNVNEGFSGGEKKRNEILQLELLKPRFAILDETDSGLDVDALKIVSEGVNRAQESTGLGLLLITHYTRILRYITPDFVHVFVDGRVAEEGGPELADRLENEGYDRFLTDTSVA
- a CDS encoding metal-sulfur cluster assembly factor, producing the protein MSTVLAPALFDEVEEALKDVVDPELGVNIVDLGLIYDLSWDPENNALIISMTLTSAGCPLTDVIEEQIAQSLDNVVEAFRINWVWMPPWGPEKITDDGRDMMRALGFSI